One window from the genome of Myripristis murdjan chromosome 6, fMyrMur1.1, whole genome shotgun sequence encodes:
- the LOC115361105 gene encoding seipin-like, whose product MGSVMGPVLLWLQDVAAVTLLKARRTLLQAAVLFCVLLLLLWVSIFLYGSFYYSYMPTVSFSTPVHYYYKSDCDSADSVLCSFPTANISFLKNEKTQVMANGQPYRISLELEMPESPVNQQLGMFMVKMTCYTKGGQAVESVGRSAMLHYRSSLLQTLGTILFSPLLLSGMTEQKQLIEVELFSEYRTNAYQPTLGAVVEIQSKRVQIYSSQIRIHAYFTGIRYVLYNFPFTSAVIGVASNFAFLSVIVLFSYLQFIWGGLWPPEQVRVRVMMGDSTRFQQRKEEARKRMENASSQRELEPAEIGSVKESSDPQGNSSVPDPPSNEPSVSLDAPEATDLDSSGPEPRDSPGPEEEDGADVLLETCQPPQPGETTLRQRPGPWMSL is encoded by the coding sequence ATGGGCAGTGTGATGGGACcggtgctgctgtggctgcaggatGTTGCGGCTGTCACCCTCCTCAAAGCCCGGCGGACTTTACTCCAGGCTGCCGTCCTCTTCTGcgtgctcctgctgctgctctgggtGTCCATCTTCCTGTACGGGAGCTTCTACTACTCCTACATGCCCACCGTCAGCTTCTCCACCCCTGTGCACTACTACTACAAGTCCGACTGCGACTCGGCAGACTCGGTGCTCTGCTCCTTCCCCACCGCCAACATCTCGTTTCTGAAGAATGAGAAAACCCAGGTGATGGCAAACGGGCAGCCCTATCGGATATCTCTGGAGCTGGAGATGCCGGAGTCTCCTGTGAACCAGCAGTTGGGCATGTTCATGGTGAAGATGACTTGCTATACGAAGGGCGGACAGGCTGTTGAGTCCGTGGGACGCTCTGCGATGCTGCACTACCGCTCCAGCCTCCTGCAGACCCTGGGCACCATCTTGTTCTCCCCCCTCCTGCTGAGCGGCATGACCGAGCAGAAGCAGCTCATAGAAGTGGAGCTCTTCTCGGAGTACAGGACCAACGCGTACCAGCCCACCCTGGGCGCCGTGGTCGAGATCCAGTCCAAACGGGTGCAGATCTACTCATCCCAGATCCGCATCCACGCCTACTTCACTGGAATCAGATACGTCCTGTACAACTTCCCCTTCACGTCTGCAGTGATCGGCGTGGCCAGCAACTTCGCCTTCCTCAGCGTTATCGTGCTTTTCAGCTACCTGCAGTTCATCTGGGGCGGCCTCTGGCCTCCGGAGCAAGTGAGGGTCAGGGTCATGATGGGGGACAGCACCCGCTTccagcagaggaaagaggaggctCGCAAGCGCATGGAGAACGCCTCATCACAGAGGGAACTTGAACCCGCTGAGATAGGCTCTGTGAAAGAGTCATCTGATCCCCAAGGGAATTCCTCAGTGCCGGATCCACCATCAAATGAGCCTTCAGTGAGCCTCGATGCCCCCGAAGCCACTGATCTAGACTCCAGTGGTCCAGAGCCTCGTGACTCTCCGGGGCCCGAGGAGGAGGATGGTGCAGATGTTCTCCTGGAGACGTGCCAGCCGCCTCAGCCGGGAGAAACCACTCTCAGACAGAGGCCCGGACCCTGGATGAGCTTATGA
- the lrrc10 gene encoding leucine-rich repeat-containing protein 10 codes for MGNAMRGVVALIPSERCQRFLVGDLKEMPLDRTLDLSSRQLRRLPTAACAFDELVKLYLSDNNLSSLPAELQRLQKLQLLALDFNCFEELPAVVCRLPQLTILYLGNNRLYCLPRELRELKELNTLWLETNCFTEFPNVVCELPNLKTLHLGYNQIRSLPKELGGLEELRSIWLAGNQLAEFPSVLLEMHFLAVIDVDRNKIRHFPGLSHMQGLKLVIYDHNPCVNAPVVGEGVRKVGRWADSPEDEPDDDGSKTSSDAAAEVKDVLPEEKIQGQGTN; via the coding sequence aTGGGGAACGCCATGCGAGGAGTCGTTGCCCTCATCCCGTCAGAGCGATGTCAGCGCTTCTTAGTGGGAGACCTGAAGGAAATGCCTCTTGATCGGACCCTAGACCTGAGCAGCCGACAGCTGCGTCGACTGCCCACCGCCGCCTGCGCCTTTGATGAGCTGGTGAAGCTCTACCTGAGTGACAACAACCTCAGCAGTTTGCCAGCTGAGTTGCAGAGACTgcagaagctgcagctcctGGCCCTTGACTTCAACTGCTTTGAAGAACTGCCTGCTGTGGTCTGCAGATTACCCCAACTCACCATCCTGTACCTGGGTAACAACAGGCTTTACTGCCTCCCCCGAGAGCTCAgagagctgaaggagctgaacACTCTGTGGCTGGAGACAAACTGCTTCACTGAGTTCCCCAATGTGGTTTGTGAGCTCCCCAACCTCAAGACCCTGCACCTTGGCTATAACCAGATACGGAGTTTACCCAAGGAACTGGGAGGGCTGGAGGAGCTGCGGAGTATCTGGCTCGCTGGGAACCAGCTGGCAGAGTTCCCAtcagtgctgctggaaatgCATTTTCTCGCTGTTATCGACGTGGACCGGAACAAGATCCGTCACTTTCCAGGTTTGTCCCACATGCAGGGGTTGAAACTAGTCATCTATGACCATAACCCCTGTGTCAACGCCCCGGTGGTGGGCGAGGGAGTCAGAAAGGTTGGGCGTTGGGCCGACAGCCCAGAGGACGAGCCGGATGATGATGGGTCAAAAACCTCGAGCGATGCTGCAGCCGAGGTTAAGGATGTTCTCCCTGAGGAGAAAATTCAGGGTCAAGGAACAAACTGA
- the cnot2 gene encoding CCR4-NOT transcription complex subunit 2 has protein sequence MFGSRKKFVEFVEVVDNDFPDESMYYSQPSMFTHRSEKDMLSSPSPSSSGQLSQLGASLYGPQSALGFSIRGMGNNTPQLNRNLTQGTQLPSHITPTTGVPTMSLHTPPSPSRGTLPMNSRNMLNHSQVGQGIGMSGRTNSMGSSGLGSPNRSSPSIICMPKQQPARQPFTINSMSGFGMNRNQAFGMNNSISSNIFNGTDGSENVTGLDLSDFPALADRSRREGTGNPTPLLNPLAGRAPYVGMVTKPSTEQTQDFSIHNEDFPALPGPNYKDPTLSNDDSKTNLNTTGKSTSSADGPKFPGDKTASAQNNNQKKGIQVLPDGRVTNIPSGMVTDQFGMIGLLTFIRAAETDPGMVHLALGSDLTTLGLNLNSPENLYPKFASPWASAPCRPQDIDFHVPSEYLTNIHIRDKLAAIKLARYGEDLLFYLYYMNGGDLLQLLAAVELFNRDWRYHKEERVWITRAPGMEPTLKTNTYERGTYYFFDCLNWRKVAKEFHLEYDKLEERPHVPTTFNYNPAQQAF, from the exons ATGTTCGGTTCTAGAAAGAAATTTGTGGAGTTTGTCGAGGTAGTCGATAACGACTTTCCTGATGAGAGTATGTACTACAGCCAACCGTCGATGTTCACACATCGGTCGGAAAAGGAC ATGCTGTCGTCTCCTTCACCATCATCGTCAGGTCAGCTGTCGCAGCTTGGTGCAAGTTTGTACGGCCCACAAA GTGCACTCGGCTTCTCAATAAGGGGCATGGGTAACAATACGCCTCAGTTAAATCGCAATTTAACACAAGGCACCCAGCTACCAAGTCATATCACTCCCACAACGGGGGTGCCCACCATGTCCCTTCATACCCCTCCGTCACCAAGCag GGGGACCTTGCCGATGAACTCGAGGAACATGCTGAACCACTCTCAGGTCGGTCAAGGCATCGGAATGAGCGGCAGGACCAACAGCATGGGCAGTTCTGGGCTGGGCAGCCCCAACCGCAGCTCGCCCAGCATTATCTGTATGCCCAAACAGCAGCCAGCGCGCCAGCCCTTCACCATCAACAG CATGTCAGGATTTGGGATGAATCGTAATCAGGCTTTTGGAATGAACAACTCCATATCAAGCAACATCTTCAATGGCACAG ATGGGAGTGAAAACGTAACGGGATTGGATCTGTCAGACTTCCCTGCGTTAGCGGACAGAAGTCGGAGAGAAGGGACTGGAAACCCAACACCACTGCTCAACCCGCTGGCTGGAAGAGCTCCTTATG TTGGCATGGTGACGAAGCCATCAACTGAACAGACGCAGGACTTCTCCATCCATAATGAGGACTTCCCTGCACTGCCTGGTCCCAACTACAAGGACCCCACGTTGAGCAACGATGACAGCAAAACT AACTTGAACACCACAGGCAAGAGCACATCCAGTGCGGACGGGCCCAAGTTTCCTGGAGACAAGACGGCCTCAGCACAGAACAACAACCAGAAGAAAGGGATCCAGGTGTTGCCCGATG GTCGGGTGACGAACATTCCCTCGGGAATGGTGACAGACCAATTTGGGATGATTGGACTGCTGACGTTTATCCGGGCGGCAGAGACTGACCCCGGCATGGTCCATCTGGCACTGGGAAGTGACCTCACAACACTGGGACTCAACCTTAACTCCCCTGA AAACTTGTACCCCAAGTTTGCTTCTCCTTGGGCCTCAGCACCTTGTCGACCTCAAGACATTG ACTTCCATGTTCCTTCTGAGTACTTAACCAATATCCACATAAGGGACAAG TTGGCTGCAATCAAACTGGCTCGATATGGTGAAGACCTGTTGTTCTACCTGTACTACATGAATGGTGGAGACCTGCTACAGCTTCTGGCAGCAGTAGAGCT CTTTAACCGGGACTGGCGGTACCACAAGGAGGAGCGGGTTTGGATCACGAGGGCGCCTGGCATGGAGCCCACACTGAAGACCAACACCTACGAGAGGGGAACCTACTACTTCTTTGATTGTCTTAACTGGAGGAAAGTAGCCAAG GAATTTCACCTGGAGTATGACAAGCTGGAAGAAAGGCCACACGTGCCGACAACATTCAACTACAACCCAGCCCAGCAGGCCTTCTGA
- the washc4 gene encoding WASH complex subunit 4 isoform X1, whose product MAVETIAPDWEFDRFDDGSQKIHTEVQLKNYEKFLEGYTSQLRGIEEALDDSIGDVWDFTLDPIALKLLPYEQSSLLELIKTDNKVLNKVITVFAAVCSEVKKLKYEAETKFYNGLLYYGEGVSDTSVVEGESQIQMGRFISFLQELSCFVSRCFEVVVNIIHQLAALYNSNKGATKIIESSGVHFQVVYEHLGELLVVLLTLDEIMENHGTLKDHWKMYKRLLKSVHHNPGKFAIPEEKLKPFEKLLLKLEGQLLDGMILQACVEQRFDDPGEGVAVAKNSAFAEEFAFNIRTIFTNLESKIGEPSEIDQRDKYAGVCGLFVLHFHIFRTVDKKLYRALLDVCKKVPAVTLTANIIWFPDTFLVAKVPAAAKLMDKKSLQSIKAQRDTYLQQKAQTLTKDVQSYYVFVTSWMMKMEAILSKEQRSDKLSEDLSSRCNVFVQGILYAYSISTIIKTTMNMYMSMQRPMTKTSVKALCRLVELLKAVEHTFHRRSMVVADSVSHITQQLQSQALNTIGTAKKRVISDKKYSEQRLDVLSSLVMAENALNGPSTKERCLVVCLALSVGTQMKTFKDEELLALQLVLKKLDLISELRERVKLQCDCSFLYWHRAVFPIYLDDVYDNAVDAARLHYMFSALRDSVPTMLHAKHMESCDQLLESYDKEIMDVFNEHLLDKLCKEIEKDLRLSVHTHLKLDDRNPFKVGMKDLAHFFSLKPIRFFNRFIHIKAYVTHYLDKTFYNLTTVALHDWATYSEMRNLATQRYGLMMTEAHLPSQTLEQGLDVLEIMRNIHVFVSRYLYNLNNQIFIEKASNNKHLNTINIRHIANSIRTHGTGIMNTTVNFTYQFLRKKFYIFSQFMYDEHIKSRLIKDIRFFRETKDQTDQKYPFERAEKFNRGIRKLGLTPDGQSYLDQFRQLISQIGNAMGYVRMIRSGGLHCCSSAIRFVPDLEDIVNFEELVKEEGLSEETQKAASVLDSVLGDLTSNSAEGTEYFKMLVGVFAPEFRSAKNMHLRNFYMIVPPLTVNFVEHSISCKEKLNKKNKGGAAFTDDGFAMGVAYILKLLDQYLEFDSLHWFQAVREKYMKEMNAVVKEQNVQSTSQDEKLLQTMNLTQKRLDIYLQEFELLHFSLSSARIFFRADKTAAEETQEKKDKDEATKAGGSSDSSTPTEAASK is encoded by the exons GCAGAAACAAAATTTTACAACGGCTTGTTGTACTACGGAGAGGGAG TGTCGGACACCAGTGTTGTGGAGGGAGAGTCCCAGATTCAGATGGGCAGATTTATCTCCTTCCTTCAG GAGCTGTCCTGTTTTGTGTCGCGATGTTTCGAGGTGGTGGTCAACATCATCCACCAGCTGGCTGCCCTCTACAACAGCAACAA GGGTGCAACGAAAATCATAGAGTCATCAGGAGTCCATTTCCAG GTCGTGTACGAGCACCTTGGTGAGCTGCTAGTGGTGCTGCTCACTCTGGATGAAATCATGGAAAATCACGGCACACTGAAAGACCACTGGAAGATGTACAAAAg GTTACTGAAATCTGTGCATCATAACCCCGGGAAGTTTGCCATTCCTGAAGAGAAGCTGAAGCCTTTTGAGAAGCTCCTGCTCAAACTGGAGGGGCAGCTGTTGGACGGCATGATACTGCAG GCTTGTGTGGAGCAGAGGTTTGATGATCCCGGGGAGGGAGTAGCTGTCGCCAAAAACAGTGCCTTCGCCGAGGAGTTCGCCTTCAACATCCGCACCATATTCACTAATCTCGAGTCCAAGATTG gtgaACCTTCAGAGATCGACCAGAGGGACAAatatgctggtgtgtgtggtcTCTTTGTGCTTCACTTCCACATCTTCAGGACTGTGGACAAGAAACTGTACAGAGCGCTACTAGATGTTTgtaaaaag GTCCCAGCTGTGACTCTGACTGCCAACATCATCTGGTTTCCCGACACGTTCCTCGTGGCGAAGGTCCCGGCTGCAGCCAAACTGATGGATAAGAAGAGTCTACAAAGCATCAAAGCACAGAGAGATACCTACCTGCAGCAGAAAGCACAGACGCTAACCAA GGATGTCCAGTCCTACTACGTGTTCGTGACAtcgtggatgatgaagatggaggCCATCTTATCCAAAGAGCAGAGAAGTGACAAGTTGTCAGAAGATCTCAGCAGCAGGTGTAATGTCTTTGTTCAG ggCATCCTGTACGCCTACAGCATCAGCACCATCATCAAGACCACCATGAACATGTACATGTCGATGCAGCGGCCCATGACTAAGACCTCTGTCAAAGCCCTCTGTCGACTGGTGGAGCtgctcaag GCTGTGGAGCACACATTCCACAGGCGCTCCATGGTTGTGGCCGACTCGGTTTCTCacatcacacagcagctgcagtcgcAGGCCCTCAACACCATCGGCACAGCCAAG AAAAGAGTGATCTCTGACAAGAAGTACAGCGAGCAGCGGCTGGACGTGCTGTCATCTTTGGTGATGGCAGAAAACGCGCTGAATGGCCCCAGCACAAAGGAGCGCTGCCTGGTCGTGTGCCTGGCTCTGAGTGTCGGCACTCAGATG AAAACATTCAAAGACGAGGAGCTGCTGGCACTACAGCTTGTGCTGAAGAAGTTGGACCTGATTAGTGAGctgagagagag GGTCAAGCTTCAGTGTGACTGCAGTTTCCTGTACTGGCACAGAGCTGTGTTCCCTATTTACTTGGATGATGTGTATGACAACGCCGTGGACGCTGCAAGGTTACAT TACATGTTCAGTGCACTGAGAGACAGCGTGCCCACGATGCTGCACGCCAAACACATGGAGTCGTGTGACCAGCTGCTGGAGAGCTACGACAAAGAGATCATGGATGTGTTCAACGAG CACCTGCTGGATAAACTGTGTAAGGAGATCGAGAAGGACCTGCGCCTCTCCgttcacacacacctgaagcTGGACGACAGGAACCCCTTCAAGGTTGGCATGAAGGACCTGGCCCATTTCTTCTCCCTCAAACCCATCCGATTCTTCAACCGCTTCATACACATCAAAG cctATGTGACTCACTACCTGGATAAGACCTTTTACAACCTGACCACAGTGGCTCTGCACGACTGGGCCACCTACAGTGAGATGAGGAACTTGGCCACACAGCGCTACGGACTCATGATGACAGAGGCACATCTGCCCAGCCAGACCctggagcag GGTTTGGATGTTTTGGAGATCATGAGGAACATTCACGTCTTTGTCTCACGCTACCTCTACAACCTCAACAACCAG ATCTTTATAGAGAAAGCAAGCAACAACAAGCACTTGAACACCATCAACATCCGTCACATCGCCAACTCCATCCGGACGCACGGCACAGGCATTATGAACACCACG GTGAATTTCACCTACCAGTTCCTGCGCAAAAAGTTCTACATCTTCAGCCAGTTCATGTACGACGAGCACATCAAGTCCAGGCTCATTAAAGACATCCGTTTCTTCAGAGAGACAAAAGACCAGACCGATCAGAAG TACCCGTTTGAGCGAGCGGAGAAGTTTAACCGTGGCATCAGGAAGCTTGGCCTCACCCCTGATGGACAGAGCTACCTGGACCAGTTCAGACAACTCATCAGCCAGATTG GAAACGCCATGGGCTACGTCCGGATGATCCGCTCTGGAGGgctgcactgctgcagcagcGCCATCAG GTTTGTCCCTGACCTGGAGGATATTGTCAACTTTGAGGAGCTGGTGAAGGAGGAGGGGCTGTCAGAGGAGACTCAGAAAGCTGCCAG TGTCCTAGATTCGGTTTTGGGAGATTTGACAAGCAACTCCGCTGAGGGAACAGAGTACTTCAAGATGCTGGTGGGAGTGTTTGCGCCCGAGTTTCGCAGCGCCAAGAATATGCACTTGAGGAACTTCTACATGATCGTACCCCCTCTG ACGGTGAATTTTGTGGAACATTCCATCAGCTGTAAGGAAAAACTCAACAAGAAGAACAAAGGCGGAGCAGCTTTCACAGACGACGGCTTTGCTATGG GTGTGGCGTACATTCTGAAGCTGCTGGACCAGTATCTGGAGTTCGACTCCCTGCACTGGTTCCAGGCCGTCAGAGAAAAGTACATGAAGGAGATGAACGCCGTGGTGAAGGAGCAGAACGTCCAGTCCACCAGCCAGGACGAGAAGCTGCTGCAAACCATGAACCTCACTCAGAAGAGACTGGACATCTACCTCCAG GAGTTCGAGCTGCTCCACTTCTCCTTAAGCAGCGCCCGGATCTTCTTCAGAGCAGACAAGACAGCGGCCGAGGAGACTCAGGAGAAGAAAGATAAAG ATGAAGCGACCAAAGCAGGAGGTTCCTCAGACAGCTCCACCCCGACTGAAGCTGCCTCCAAGTGA
- the washc4 gene encoding WASH complex subunit 4 isoform X2 translates to MAVETIAPDWEFDRFDDGSQKIHTEVQLKNYEKFLEGYTSQLRGIEEALDDSIGDVWDFTLDPIALKLLPYEQSSLLELIKTDNKVLNKVITVFAAVCSEVKKLKYEAETKFYNGLLYYGEGVSDTSVVEGESQIQMGRFISFLQELSCFVSRCFEVVVNIIHQLAALYNSNKGATKIIESSGVHFQVVYEHLGELLVVLLTLDEIMENHGTLKDHWKMYKRLLKSVHHNPGKFAIPEEKLKPFEKLLLKLEGQLLDGMILQACVEQRFDDPGEGVAVAKNSAFAEEFAFNIRTIFTNLESKIGEPSEIDQRDKYAGVCGLFVLHFHIFRTVDKKLYRALLDVCKKVPAVTLTANIIWFPDTFLVAKVPAAAKLMDKKSLQSIKAQRDTYLQQKAQTLTKDVQSYYVFVTSWMMKMEAILSKEQRSDKLSEDLSSRCNVFVQGILYAYSISTIIKTTMNMYMSMQRPMTKTSVKALCRLVELLKAVEHTFHRRSMVVADSVSHITQQLQSQALNTIGTAKKRVISDKKYSEQRLDVLSSLVMAENALNGPSTKERCLVVCLALSVGTQMKTFKDEELLALQLVLKKLDLISELRERVKLQCDCSFLYWHRAVFPIYLDDVYDNAVDAARLHYMFSALRDSVPTMLHAKHMESCDQLLESYDKEIMDVFNEHLLDKLCKEIEKDLRLSVHTHLKLDDRNPFKVGMKDLAHFFSLKPIRFFNRFIHIKAYVTHYLDKTFYNLTTVALHDWATYSEMRNLATQRYGLMMTEAHLPSQTLEQGLDVLEIMRNIHVFVSRYLYNLNNQIFIEKASNNKHLNTINIRHIANSIRTHGTGIMNTTVNFTYQFLRKKFYIFSQFMYDEHIKSRLIKDIRFFRETKDQTDQKYPFERAEKFNRGIRKLGLTPDGQSYLDQFRQLISQIGNAMGYVRMIRSGGLHCCSSAIRFVPDLEDIVNFEELVKEEGLSEETQKAASVLDSVLGDLTSNSAEGTEYFKMLVGVFAPEFRSAKNMHLRNFYMIVPPLTVNFVEHSISCKEKLNKKNKGGAAFTDDGFAMGVAYILKLLDQYLEFDSLHWFQAVREKYMKEMNAVVKEQNVQSTSQDEKLLQTMNLTQKRLDIYLQEFELLHFSLSSARIFFRADKTAAEETQEKKDKEATKAGGSSDSSTPTEAASK, encoded by the exons GCAGAAACAAAATTTTACAACGGCTTGTTGTACTACGGAGAGGGAG TGTCGGACACCAGTGTTGTGGAGGGAGAGTCCCAGATTCAGATGGGCAGATTTATCTCCTTCCTTCAG GAGCTGTCCTGTTTTGTGTCGCGATGTTTCGAGGTGGTGGTCAACATCATCCACCAGCTGGCTGCCCTCTACAACAGCAACAA GGGTGCAACGAAAATCATAGAGTCATCAGGAGTCCATTTCCAG GTCGTGTACGAGCACCTTGGTGAGCTGCTAGTGGTGCTGCTCACTCTGGATGAAATCATGGAAAATCACGGCACACTGAAAGACCACTGGAAGATGTACAAAAg GTTACTGAAATCTGTGCATCATAACCCCGGGAAGTTTGCCATTCCTGAAGAGAAGCTGAAGCCTTTTGAGAAGCTCCTGCTCAAACTGGAGGGGCAGCTGTTGGACGGCATGATACTGCAG GCTTGTGTGGAGCAGAGGTTTGATGATCCCGGGGAGGGAGTAGCTGTCGCCAAAAACAGTGCCTTCGCCGAGGAGTTCGCCTTCAACATCCGCACCATATTCACTAATCTCGAGTCCAAGATTG gtgaACCTTCAGAGATCGACCAGAGGGACAAatatgctggtgtgtgtggtcTCTTTGTGCTTCACTTCCACATCTTCAGGACTGTGGACAAGAAACTGTACAGAGCGCTACTAGATGTTTgtaaaaag GTCCCAGCTGTGACTCTGACTGCCAACATCATCTGGTTTCCCGACACGTTCCTCGTGGCGAAGGTCCCGGCTGCAGCCAAACTGATGGATAAGAAGAGTCTACAAAGCATCAAAGCACAGAGAGATACCTACCTGCAGCAGAAAGCACAGACGCTAACCAA GGATGTCCAGTCCTACTACGTGTTCGTGACAtcgtggatgatgaagatggaggCCATCTTATCCAAAGAGCAGAGAAGTGACAAGTTGTCAGAAGATCTCAGCAGCAGGTGTAATGTCTTTGTTCAG ggCATCCTGTACGCCTACAGCATCAGCACCATCATCAAGACCACCATGAACATGTACATGTCGATGCAGCGGCCCATGACTAAGACCTCTGTCAAAGCCCTCTGTCGACTGGTGGAGCtgctcaag GCTGTGGAGCACACATTCCACAGGCGCTCCATGGTTGTGGCCGACTCGGTTTCTCacatcacacagcagctgcagtcgcAGGCCCTCAACACCATCGGCACAGCCAAG AAAAGAGTGATCTCTGACAAGAAGTACAGCGAGCAGCGGCTGGACGTGCTGTCATCTTTGGTGATGGCAGAAAACGCGCTGAATGGCCCCAGCACAAAGGAGCGCTGCCTGGTCGTGTGCCTGGCTCTGAGTGTCGGCACTCAGATG AAAACATTCAAAGACGAGGAGCTGCTGGCACTACAGCTTGTGCTGAAGAAGTTGGACCTGATTAGTGAGctgagagagag GGTCAAGCTTCAGTGTGACTGCAGTTTCCTGTACTGGCACAGAGCTGTGTTCCCTATTTACTTGGATGATGTGTATGACAACGCCGTGGACGCTGCAAGGTTACAT TACATGTTCAGTGCACTGAGAGACAGCGTGCCCACGATGCTGCACGCCAAACACATGGAGTCGTGTGACCAGCTGCTGGAGAGCTACGACAAAGAGATCATGGATGTGTTCAACGAG CACCTGCTGGATAAACTGTGTAAGGAGATCGAGAAGGACCTGCGCCTCTCCgttcacacacacctgaagcTGGACGACAGGAACCCCTTCAAGGTTGGCATGAAGGACCTGGCCCATTTCTTCTCCCTCAAACCCATCCGATTCTTCAACCGCTTCATACACATCAAAG cctATGTGACTCACTACCTGGATAAGACCTTTTACAACCTGACCACAGTGGCTCTGCACGACTGGGCCACCTACAGTGAGATGAGGAACTTGGCCACACAGCGCTACGGACTCATGATGACAGAGGCACATCTGCCCAGCCAGACCctggagcag GGTTTGGATGTTTTGGAGATCATGAGGAACATTCACGTCTTTGTCTCACGCTACCTCTACAACCTCAACAACCAG ATCTTTATAGAGAAAGCAAGCAACAACAAGCACTTGAACACCATCAACATCCGTCACATCGCCAACTCCATCCGGACGCACGGCACAGGCATTATGAACACCACG GTGAATTTCACCTACCAGTTCCTGCGCAAAAAGTTCTACATCTTCAGCCAGTTCATGTACGACGAGCACATCAAGTCCAGGCTCATTAAAGACATCCGTTTCTTCAGAGAGACAAAAGACCAGACCGATCAGAAG TACCCGTTTGAGCGAGCGGAGAAGTTTAACCGTGGCATCAGGAAGCTTGGCCTCACCCCTGATGGACAGAGCTACCTGGACCAGTTCAGACAACTCATCAGCCAGATTG GAAACGCCATGGGCTACGTCCGGATGATCCGCTCTGGAGGgctgcactgctgcagcagcGCCATCAG GTTTGTCCCTGACCTGGAGGATATTGTCAACTTTGAGGAGCTGGTGAAGGAGGAGGGGCTGTCAGAGGAGACTCAGAAAGCTGCCAG TGTCCTAGATTCGGTTTTGGGAGATTTGACAAGCAACTCCGCTGAGGGAACAGAGTACTTCAAGATGCTGGTGGGAGTGTTTGCGCCCGAGTTTCGCAGCGCCAAGAATATGCACTTGAGGAACTTCTACATGATCGTACCCCCTCTG ACGGTGAATTTTGTGGAACATTCCATCAGCTGTAAGGAAAAACTCAACAAGAAGAACAAAGGCGGAGCAGCTTTCACAGACGACGGCTTTGCTATGG GTGTGGCGTACATTCTGAAGCTGCTGGACCAGTATCTGGAGTTCGACTCCCTGCACTGGTTCCAGGCCGTCAGAGAAAAGTACATGAAGGAGATGAACGCCGTGGTGAAGGAGCAGAACGTCCAGTCCACCAGCCAGGACGAGAAGCTGCTGCAAACCATGAACCTCACTCAGAAGAGACTGGACATCTACCTCCAG GAGTTCGAGCTGCTCCACTTCTCCTTAAGCAGCGCCCGGATCTTCTTCAGAGCAGACAAGACAGCGGCCGAGGAGACTCAGGAGAAGAAAGATAAAG AAGCGACCAAAGCAGGAGGTTCCTCAGACAGCTCCACCCCGACTGAAGCTGCCTCCAAGTGA